The Bacteroidales bacterium genome includes a window with the following:
- a CDS encoding GAF domain-containing protein yields MKIKLKIRQKILLYILSVSALLYIVAIGYIVLDSRKNLLNESMNISKLSTRLAASEIKLFFEKDLSLTRTLSNAFSIYRNMPPEKWQQLWVDMYIPVLKANPHIYTLWDSWEYKGFVLGYDKDYGRVAHTVTRISNEIKVNRESRSMNGDPALYGGFKKDAIEALWEPYYDQFIFGDMERKLLITLGSPVSINGKYVGMVGADVELATLQENISKISPFEGSFAFLVSNKAVITAHPNKNYIFKKLENLYKNDFFNEKLGDRIAKGEEFSYYHTDSLGKEYYVCYSPVKVSNIPTPWALVISTPLKVLTQKADRSLYVSLFVGSIGLLVIVILLIFVSENIAKPIRSITKSLKRLATGEISDDLLIDIRTGDEIEEMSEALNTSVQGLNNKALSAIDIGKGFYESNITLLSEKDMLGKSLIDMRDSLMKAHLEEEKRKEDDKKRAWANEGFAKFADILRQNSNDFHALCDSVIKNLVKYLDANQGGVFLWNEEDKNDPHFDLVSTFAWDRKKYIKKRIEKGEGMVGACALEKETIFLTDVPEDYVEITSGLGKASPNCVILVPLMHEEQVLGVVEMASFSVIEKHQIDFLEKIGESIASTISSVRINVRTKDLLEQSQQQAEEMSAQEEEVRQNIEELMATQEEATRKSNEIEGLLSSLNSASYMVEYDLTGVITNVNDAFLQQLGMTEQQMIGRHHSDNIEMTERQKKGYGKFWEDLRSGISKKVKSNIHWDGKSVAFIETYFPVNDGEGKINKIMKISHRLEEFKE; encoded by the coding sequence ATGAAGATTAAATTAAAGATTAGACAAAAAATACTTCTTTATATCTTGTCTGTTTCAGCGTTATTGTACATTGTTGCTATTGGCTATATTGTTTTAGATTCTCGGAAGAATTTGTTGAATGAGTCAATGAATATTTCAAAACTTTCAACGAGACTTGCAGCAAGTGAAATAAAATTATTTTTTGAAAAGGATTTGTCCCTTACAAGAACTCTATCCAATGCTTTTTCAATTTACAGGAATATGCCACCAGAAAAATGGCAGCAGCTTTGGGTAGATATGTATATACCTGTATTAAAGGCCAATCCTCATATATACACTTTATGGGATAGTTGGGAGTATAAAGGATTTGTTCTGGGTTATGATAAGGATTATGGAAGAGTTGCGCATACTGTAACTAGGATATCAAATGAAATTAAAGTTAATAGAGAAAGCAGGAGTATGAATGGAGATCCTGCCTTATATGGTGGTTTTAAGAAGGATGCAATTGAAGCTCTATGGGAACCATATTATGACCAGTTTATTTTTGGTGACATGGAACGTAAATTACTTATTACGCTCGGTTCGCCTGTAAGTATTAATGGCAAATATGTTGGAATGGTTGGCGCTGATGTTGAGTTAGCTACTTTGCAGGAGAATATCTCTAAAATAAGTCCGTTTGAAGGAAGTTTTGCTTTTTTAGTTTCAAATAAAGCAGTGATAACTGCGCACCCTAATAAGAATTATATTTTCAAGAAATTGGAAAATTTGTATAAAAATGATTTTTTTAACGAGAAACTTGGAGATAGGATTGCAAAAGGGGAGGAGTTTTCTTATTACCATACTGATTCACTTGGAAAAGAATACTATGTGTGCTATTCTCCAGTAAAAGTTAGCAATATACCAACTCCTTGGGCTTTAGTAATATCAACTCCTTTAAAGGTATTAACACAAAAGGCAGATAGATCTCTATATGTTTCACTCTTTGTTGGATCTATCGGATTATTAGTTATTGTTATACTCTTAATATTCGTATCCGAAAATATTGCAAAACCTATCCGTAGTATCACCAAAAGCCTTAAACGTTTAGCCACTGGAGAGATATCGGACGATTTGTTAATTGATATTAGAACTGGTGACGAGATTGAAGAGATGTCTGAGGCACTGAATACTTCGGTTCAAGGTTTAAATAATAAGGCTCTATCCGCTATTGATATTGGTAAAGGCTTCTACGAATCCAATATTACTCTGTTAAGCGAAAAGGATATGCTTGGCAAATCACTTATCGATATGAGGGATAGCCTTATGAAGGCTCATCTTGAGGAAGAGAAGCGCAAGGAAGATGATAAAAAGCGAGCGTGGGCTAATGAGGGTTTTGCGAAGTTTGCTGATATTCTGCGTCAGAACAGTAACGATTTTCATGCTCTCTGTGATAGCGTTATCAAAAATTTAGTTAAATACTTAGATGCAAATCAGGGTGGAGTTTTTTTATGGAACGAGGAGGATAAGAACGATCCACACTTTGATCTTGTTTCTACTTTCGCATGGGATCGAAAGAAGTATATTAAAAAACGAATTGAAAAAGGAGAAGGAATGGTTGGGGCTTGTGCTCTGGAGAAAGAAACAATCTTTTTAACGGACGTCCCTGAGGATTATGTGGAAATTACATCAGGGCTTGGTAAAGCTAGCCCCAATTGCGTAATTCTTGTACCATTAATGCATGAGGAGCAAGTCTTAGGTGTTGTTGAGATGGCATCGTTTAGTGTTATTGAAAAGCACCAAATTGATTTCCTTGAGAAGATAGGGGAGAGCATAGCATCTACTATATCCTCTGTTAGGATTAATGTACGTACAAAAGATTTGCTTGAGCAGTCGCAACAGCAAGCCGAGGAGATGTCGGCACAAGAGGAAGAGGTGCGCCAAAACATAGAGGAACTCATGGCTACTCAGGAGGAAGCTACCCGTAAATCGAATGAAATAGAGGGATTGCTTTCTTCTCTTAATTCAGCTTCATACATGGTTGAGTACGACCTAACAGGGGTGATAACCAACGTGAATGATGCTTTTTTACAACAACTGGGGATGACAGAACAACAGATGATTGGAAGACATCATTCTGATAATATCGAGATGACTGAAAGACAGAAAAAAGGATACGGTAAGTTTTGGGAAGATCTTAGATCAGGCATAAGTAAAAAAGTTAAATCAAATATACACTGGGATGGCAAATCGGTAGCATTTATTGAAACGTACTTCCCAGTGAACGATGGTGAGGGTAAAATTAACAAGATAATGAAGATATCTCACCGACTCGAAGAGTTTAAGGAATAG
- the odhB gene encoding 2-oxoglutarate dehydrogenase complex dihydrolipoyllysine-residue succinyltransferase, with protein MIIEIRIPSPGESISEVELARWLVEDNSWVDKDQEVAEVESEKATLPLIAAASGIIKIAIQAGTTIKINEIACTIDTSGAKPEVKSKVDTIPPKKEEIPVKVKVEDKPKQIDEKKDIDNKDLKVKITPLAEKMMKDENLSIDDILNGLKKISTHEVELVKHQNLFSQPHISGERVEERVKMSQLRKKLSERLVSVKNQTAMLTTFNEVDMSRVMEIRKTYQQAFQEKYGVKLGLMSFFTKAVVEALKQHPLVNSFLDKDEIVTPNYFDIGIAVQTPKGLMVPVIKNAERLTFGEIEKGIAALAEKGRSGRIGIEDLTGGTFTITNGGIFGSMLSTPILNPPQSGILGMHNIVDRPVAINSKVEIRPIMYVAFSYDHRIIDGKDSVGFLLKVKQMIEKPESMLFEGNNMDKRLIGI; from the coding sequence ATGATTATAGAAATCCGTATACCAAGTCCAGGAGAATCAATATCCGAAGTAGAACTAGCACGTTGGCTGGTTGAAGATAATAGTTGGGTAGATAAAGATCAGGAGGTTGCTGAGGTTGAGTCCGAAAAAGCAACACTTCCATTAATTGCAGCGGCTAGCGGTATAATTAAAATAGCTATTCAGGCAGGAACAACAATAAAGATTAATGAAATTGCTTGTACAATCGATACGTCTGGTGCTAAACCCGAAGTAAAATCTAAAGTTGATACAATACCTCCCAAAAAGGAGGAAATTCCTGTAAAAGTTAAAGTGGAAGATAAACCAAAGCAAATAGATGAGAAAAAAGATATTGACAACAAAGATCTAAAAGTTAAAATCACCCCTCTTGCCGAAAAAATGATGAAGGATGAAAATCTTTCAATTGATGATATTCTAAATGGATTGAAAAAAATATCAACCCATGAGGTTGAATTAGTAAAGCATCAAAATCTATTCTCACAACCTCATATTTCGGGCGAAAGAGTTGAGGAACGGGTTAAGATGTCACAACTCCGAAAGAAATTAAGCGAACGCCTAGTCTCTGTAAAAAACCAAACAGCAATGCTCACCACCTTTAATGAGGTAGATATGAGTAGGGTTATGGAAATCAGAAAAACCTATCAGCAAGCATTTCAGGAGAAATATGGAGTAAAATTAGGATTAATGTCTTTCTTCACAAAAGCAGTGGTCGAAGCCCTTAAACAGCATCCATTGGTCAACTCATTCTTAGACAAAGATGAAATTGTAACCCCAAACTACTTTGATATTGGTATTGCAGTGCAAACCCCTAAAGGGCTAATGGTACCGGTAATAAAAAATGCTGAAAGGCTTACCTTTGGCGAGATTGAAAAAGGTATTGCAGCACTAGCAGAAAAGGGGCGTTCGGGAAGGATTGGAATAGAGGATCTAACAGGCGGAACTTTTACAATTACTAATGGTGGAATTTTTGGCTCGATGCTATCAACTCCAATACTCAATCCTCCACAATCGGGTATTTTAGGAATGCACAATATTGTTGACCGACCAGTTGCCATTAATAGTAAGGTTGAAATCCGACCCATTATGTACGTTGCCTTTAGCTACGATCATCGTATAATTGATGGTAAAGATTCTGTTGGTTTTCTGTTGAAAGTGAAGCAAATGATAGAAAAACCAGAATCAATGCTTTTCGAGGGGAATAACATGGATAAACGGTTAATTGGGATATAA